One Ogataea parapolymorpha DL-1 chromosome VI, whole genome shotgun sequence DNA window includes the following coding sequences:
- a CDS encoding Calnexin, whose protein sequence is MKVSRPIILLFLSLVSYAADVERKDFLPLSLESDAFFEQFNETWASRWKPSHSKRDDNFVYRGEWDVEEPTVNPGLKGDKGLVAKTEAAHHAISARLPTPFDNTNNTLVLQYEVKLQKGLECGGAYIKLLSQEGGVSDSVEFSNDTPYQVMFGPDKCGMSNKVHFIIRRKNPKTGEYEEKHLKVPPMARIVKTSTLYTLIIKPNQDFEIRINGEVAKAGSLLDSRYFELTPPKEIDDPNDEKPADWVDDELIPDPNAVKPEDWDEDAPYLIPDPDAVKPEDWDEDAEAYIPDPDAVKPEYWDEEEDGEWIAPKIPNPACEQHGCGPWSAPKIRNPDYKGKWTPELIENPDYKGPWSPRKIPNPNYYEDPTPSNLEPIGALGFELWTMTDSIMFDNIYLGHSIEEAEYIGNNTFLPKVEIEEQIAAANAPQAKYDAEEPEIQVEEQSLVSDLLDKSVDRVLKVYASGKAYWADFLDDPTKTLLNRPGEAFFFASVIVGTITTTFAISATIISIFATLFAPSAPQPVKRSEAKERIESVEEKATASESKINETEAVKRG, encoded by the coding sequence ATGAAAGTCAGCCGTCCAATCattcttctgtttctttcaCTGGTCTCGTATGCGGCGGATGTTGAGCGCAAAGACTTTTTGCCATTGAGTCTTGAGTCTGAcgcctttttcgagcaaTTTAACGAGACATGGGCTTCTAGGTGGAAACCTTCTCATAGCAAGCGCGATGACAATTTTGTGTATCGAGGCGAATGGGATGTTGAAGAGCCAACTGTAAACCCTGGATTGAAAGGCGACAAGGGTCTTGTTGCAAAGACAGAGGCTGCCCATCATGCTATCAGTGCAAGATTGCCTACTCCTTTCGACAACACCAACAACACCTTGGTGTTGCAATACGAGGTCAAGTTGCAAAAAGGTCTTGAATGCGGTGGCGCATACATCAAATTGTTGAGCCAGGAAGGCGGAGTTAGTGACTCGGTTGAGTTTAGCAACGATACTCCATACCAGGTCATGTTTGGTCCTGACAAATGTGGAATGTCCAACAAGGTCCATTTTATCATTCGCAGAAAGAACCCTAAAACAGGTGAATACGAGGAGAAACATCTCAAAGTGCCTCCAATGGCAAGGATCGTGAAAACATCTACACTTTACACGTTGATAATTAAGCCTAATCAAGACTTTGAGATCAGAATCAATGGCGAAGTTGCAAAAGCGGGCTCACTGTTGGATTCCAGATACTTTGAACTCACTCCTCCTAAGGAAATCGATGATCCTAACGACGAGAAGCCAGCTGACTGGGTTGACGACGAACTGATCCCAGACCCTAATGCTGTCAAGCCGGAGGATTGGGATGAAGACGCTCCTTATTTGATCCCAGATCCAGACGCAGTCAAGCCAGAAGACTGGGATGAGGATGCTGAGGCATACATTCCGGATCCAGATGCAGTCAAACCTGAGTACTgggacgaggaagaggacggAGAGTGGATTGCTCCGAAAATCCCGAACCCAGCTTGTGAACAGCACGGCTGTGGACCATGGTCTGCGCCAAAAATCAGAAACCCAGATTACAAAGGCAAATGGACCCCAGAATTGATTGAGAACCCTGATTACAAGGGACCATGGTCTCCAAGAAAGATCCCTAACCCAAACTACTACGAAGACCCAACTCCTTCGAATCTTGAGCCTATCGGTGCATTGGGATTTGAGCTGTGGACTATGACTGACTCCATTATGTTTGACAACATCTATCTGGGTCACTCTATCGAGGAGGCAGAGTACATTGGCAACAACACCTTCCTTCCAAAGgttgagattgaagaaCAGATagctgctgccaacgcTCCTCAAGCCAAGTATGATGCTGAGGAGCCTGAAATTCAGGTTGAAGAGCAATCTCTGGTTTCGGACTTGTTGGATAAATCAGTCGATAGAGTTTTGAAAGTTTATGCTTCTGGAAAAGCATATTGGGCCGACTTCTTGGATGATCCAACCAAAACTCTGCTGAACCGCCCTGGCGAGGCATTTTTCTTTGCTTCCGTGATTGTGGGCACTATTACCACCACTTTTGCTATATCTGCTACCATTATCAGTATATTTGCTACTTTGTTTGCTCCATCTGCTCCTCAGCCAGTCAAAAGAAGCGAGGCTAAAGAGCGGATTGAGTCTGTTGAAGAGAAGGCTACCGCGTCCGAATCGAAGATCAATGAGACAGAAGCTGTCAAGAGAGGATAG
- a CDS encoding kinetochore protein NUF2, whose protein sequence is MARPSAIYRSSQPTAIPRTRYKFPILETRELVSLFDTMDFNVSEEMLTKPTPSFMKSLIEQIMDKFLYVSPHSLKQRIQQMESNEDDDQEGLQNSLSVVASQRIMYKFLCDCGVEDFSIRDMAKPEPTRIRIILSALINYARFREERMGDCEQLLVSSENTLSQYKHALKINNSLKSTYEDLTNKMSRQGYNEDEIMAKNQQLQNELKALTETQQQLAAARAEYKTQKFGLIRELENQNSLLLECEKELERLTPYIRESPESVKEVIESLKDSLANEQKHLTELEQRSKNISISIDSFQQLTHEFRNYHRVLEEIQTELSKQEKSTESIQNMQDEIQRMEVELNDKSRQISHLKKQLNSQKEKLAAFKENTRQKLLQLEDKLRELREERSQLMERKSEEDEIIRNKENEAIDWEMQSEKLKKDFEAECKGASYEMNELNSKISFYIDEMANRINQYATESF, encoded by the coding sequence ATGGCTCGTCCCAGTGCAATTTACAGATCATCGCAGCCGACAGCAATACCGCGTACTCGTTACAAATTCCCCATTCTTGAGACAAGAGAACTTGTTTCCCTGTTTGATACGATGGATTTCAATGTTAGCGAAGAGATGCTGACGAAACCCACACCAAGTTTTATGAAAAGCTTGATCGAGCAAATCATGGACAAGTTTCTATATGTTTCTCCCCACTCTCTGAAGCAAAGAATTCAACAAATGGAAAGCAATGAAGACGATGACCAGGAAGGACTCCAGAACTCGTTGAGTGTTGTTGCTTCGCAAAGAATAATGTACAAGTTTTTGTGCGATTGTGGTGTTGAGGACTTCAGCATTCGAGACATGGCAAAACCTGAACCAACTCGTATCCGTATAATATTGAGCGCTCTGATAAACTACGCGAGATTTAGGGAGGAAAGAATGGGCGATTGTGAGCAACTGCTTGTCTCCAGTGAAAATACGCTATCTCAATATAAACACGCgttgaaaatcaacaacTCGCTCAAGTCCACCTACGAGGACCTGACAAACAAGATGTCAAGACAAGGGTACAATGAGGACGAAATAATGGCTAAGAACCAACAGTTGCAGAATGAACTTAAGGCTCTCACCGAAACTCAACAGCAGTTGGCGGCCGCACGCGCAGAATACAAAACGCAAAAGTTTGGTCTCATTCGAGAACTAGAGAATCAAAATTCCCTCTTGCTGGAGTGCGAAAAAGAGTTGGAAAGACTGACTCCTTATATTAGAGAGTCTCCAGAAAGCGTGAAAGAAGTCATTGAGAGCTTGAAAGATAGTTTGGCGAATGAACAAAAGCATTTGACTGAACTAGAGCAGAGATCGAAAAATATATCCATCTCCATAGACTCGTTCCAGCAACTCACACACGAATTCCGGAACTACCATCGCGTACTGGAAGAAATACAAACTGAACTCAGTAAACAAGAAAAGTCAACAGAGTCCATTCAGAATATGCAAGACGAAATTCAACGAATGGAAGTGGAGCTTAACGATAAATCTAGACAGATTAGCCACCTGAAGAAACAATTGAATTCCCAAAAGGAAAAGCTCGCCGCGTTCAAAGAAAACACGAGACAAAAGTTGTTGCAACTCGAAGATAAATTGAGAGAGCTAAGAGAAGAAAGGTCCCAATTGATGGAAAGGAAATCTGAGGAAGATGAAATcatcagaaacaaagaGAATGAGGCCATCGATTGGGAAATGCAGTCcgaaaaactcaagaaGGACTTTGAAGCCGAGTGTAAAGGTGCCAGCTACGAGATGAATGAGCTGAactccaaaatcagctTCTACATTGACGAAATGGCCAATAGGATCAACCAATATGCAACAGAATCATTCTAA
- a CDS encoding Splicing factor 3A subunit 2 — protein sequence MDYQNRVGSKKGSGGIAGDAETNQYRRERLRQLMLSQIDLDNDPYVFKNHLGMLECRLCLTTHLSESSYLTHTHGKKHQYALMKRAEMDKKPTKPEPGKVVGISAVPKKKYTKIGRPAYKVSKIRDPETFQKGLLFQIQMPEIARNVRPRYRLMSCFEQKIEPLDTKFQYLVVSGEPYENIGFKIPSESIDMTEGRIWDFWDGDTKEYFVQLFYVDNNN from the coding sequence ATGGACTATCAGAATAGAGTTGGCTCTAAAAAGGGCAGTGGTGGCATTGCAGGCGATGCAGAGACCAATCAGTACCGTCGTGAGCGCTTGAGACAACTGATGTTGTCTCAGATCGATCTAGACAATGACCCTTATGTCTTTAAGAATCATCTGGGCATGTTAGAATGTCGCCTTTGTCTAACCACACATTTATCGGAAAGTTCTTATTTAACACATACCCATGGCAAAAAGCATCAATACGCTCTAATGAAAAGAGCCGAAATGGATAAGAAGCCCACTAAGCCTGAACCAGGTAAGGTTGTTGGGATATCTGCGGTTCCTAAAAAGAAGTATACAAAAATTGGAAGACCAGCATACAAAGTCAGCAAAATTAGAGATCCAGAGACTTTTCAAAAAGGGCTCCTGTTTCAGATACAAATGCCGGAAATAGCGCGAAACGTAAGGCCCCGATACCGTTTAATGTCGTGTTTCGAGCAAAAGATAGAACCACTAGACACAAAGTTCCAGTATCTGGTTGTCAGTGGCGAGCCGTATGAGAATATTGGATTCAAGATTCCAAGCGAATCGATCGATATGACAGAGGGGCGGATCTGGGATTTCTGGGACGGCGATACCAAAGAATATTtcgtccagctgttttATGTGGACAATAACAACTAA
- a CDS encoding protein of OPT family transporter yields MPWESKAALPQVTLRSTIAGLVIGSVILVSNFQFGLQTGWVSMMSLPSALLGFSIFKTLQPRLHCHFTDVENVFVQSVAVAVATGPLAYGFIGIIPAIEKLMTDAESGSESGIDLSQLWKLVTWAFGLAFFGVFFAVPLRKQFIIKEKLAFPSGSATATLISVFHGTTLNVESQMKSQPKQSSSAEEHENHPERPPTPNNITIIESQDLCQLQQVETYQTNIKLLAATSSVSSIYTVVGYFVPQIKRIPILGKTISESYLINFQPSPSYIGQGMIMGFTTTAYMMVGMVFGWCILSPLAQYMGWAPGPVDDWKEGAEGWIMWISLAIMISDSIISFLVIVVKSLASLYQSPSSRPLSRTGSVDSPHEELERLIDENEVASDEDISSSTYHGEGSNDHTPKNSSSSLPETDQFSDRSTYVDLDESHQISATVTIVGLIVSSVACVVCTRLVFGPVVPIYTIVTAIILSLFLSVLGVRALGETDLNPVSGIGKLSQLIFALIIPKSQPGAILINLISGAISEAATQQAGDLLQDLKTGYLLGASPKAQFIAQIYGSLFSVLLSAVMYKLYNSIYDIPSQMFKIPTAVIWIDCARLVNGSGLPPKVFEFAIVLGIVFAVISFVKNTVTPENKWHKYIKFLPSGVPVGIGIYNVPSFTLARFVGGLVSYFWLRKVTPGNSDARVRLIIFSSGLVLGEGLFSVLNMLLTSLNVPHL; encoded by the coding sequence ATGCCTTGGGAATCCAAAGCCGCTTTACCACAGGTCACTTTGCGGTCCACGATAGCCGGTCTTGTTATCGGCTCTGTGATTCTTGTTTCCAACTTTCAATTCGGGCTGCAAACGGGCTGGGTTTCGATGATGTCGCTACCATCAGCGCTACTTGGGTTCTCAATTTTCAAAACATTGCAGCCTCGGCTTCACTGTCATTTCACAGACGTTGAAAACGTCTTTGTCCAGAGTGTCGCAGTTGCTGTTGCCACTGGACCGTTGGCGTATGGATTTATTGGCATCATTCCAGCCATTGAGAAACTCATGACCGACGCTGAAAGCGGCTCAGAGTCCGGAATCGACCTGTCTCAACTGTGGAAGCTAGTGACTTGGGCTTTTGGACTGGCTTTTTTTGGAGTCTTTTTCGCTGTGCCTCTTCGAAAACAattcatcatcaaggagaagctggctTTTCCAAGCGGCAGCGCCACTGCCACCCTCATATCTGTTTTTCACGGAACAACACTCAACGTCGAGTCCCAAATGAAATCACAGCCTAAACAGTCTTCATCTGCAGAAGAACACGAGAATCATCCTGAACGACCTCCAACGCCGAACAACATCACAATCATCGAGTCGCAAGATCTGtgccagctccagcaggtcgAAACATACCAGACGAACATCAAACTTCTCGCGGCGACCTCGAGTGTCTCCTCTATTTATACCGTTGTTGGTTATTTTGTTCCTCAAATAAAACGTATACCAATTCTCGGCAAAACCATCTCAGAATCATATCTGATCAATTTTCAGCCATCCCCATCATACATCGGCCAGGGAATGATCATGGGATTCACCACAACGGCCTACATGATGGTCGGCATGGTGTTTGGCTGGTGTATTCTCAGTCCTTTAGCACAATATATGGGCTGGGCTCCTGGACCCGTGGACGACTGGAAAGAGGGCGCCGAGGGTTGGATTATGTGGATTAGTTTGGCCATCATGATCAGCGACTCTATTATCTCGTTTCTCGTCATCGTTGTCAAGTCGCTAGCGTCACTATATCAGTCACCTTCCTCTAGACCCCTCTCCAGAACGGGCTCCGTTGATTCTCCACatgaggagctggaaagacTGATTGATGAAAATGAGGTGGCTTCTGATGAAGATATTTCAAGCAGCACTTATCACGGCGAGGGGTCGAATGACCATACCCCGAAGaattcttcctcgtcgttgccCGAAACTGATCAATTCAGCGACCGCTCCACATAcgtcgatctggacgagtCTCACCAAATATCGGCGACAGTCACCATTGTTGGGCTAATTGTGTCGTCGGTTGCATGTGTGGTGTGCACGCGATTGGTTTTCGGTCCAGTTGTGCCAATTTACACCATCGTAACAGCAATCATACTATCTCTATTTTTGTCTGTTCTCGGTGTCAGAGCACTGGGAGAGACAGATCTGAACCCTGTTAGTGGGATTGGAAAACTGTCACAGCTGATTTTCGCACTGATAATACCAAAATCTCAACCTGGCGCAATCCTCATCAACCTCATTTCAGGGGCCATTTCCGAGGCCGCAACGCAACAAGCGGGCGATTTGCTGCAAGATCTAAAAACTGGATACCTCCTTGGAGCGTCCCCAAAAGCACAGTTTATTGCGCAAATTTATGGATCGCTATTTTCCGTGTTGTTAAGTGCTGTGATGTACAAACTGTACAATAGCATCTATGACATTCCAAGTCAAATGTTCAAGATCCCCACGGCTGTAATTTGGATTGATTGCGCAAGACTCGTGAACGGTTCAGGACTGCCTCCAAAAGTTTTCGAGTTTGCCATAGTGTTGGGTATCGTTTTTGCAGTTATTTCATTTGTGAAAAACACTGTTACTCCTGAAAACAAGTGGCACAAGTACATCAAATTTCTTCCTAGTGGAGTCCCTGTGGGAATTGGAATTTACAACGTGCCCTCCTTCACTCTTGCACGGTTTGTTGGAGGACTGGTTTCGTACTTCTGGCTCCGCAAAGTTACTCCCGGGAATTCTGACGCCAGAGTTCGTCTGATTATATTTAGCAGCGGATTGGTTCTTGGAGAGGGTCTGTTCAGCGTCTTGAACATGCTTTTGACAAGTCTCAATGTGCCTCATCTATAG
- a CDS encoding 5'-AMP-activated protein kinase subunit gamma, protein MQQENPGAPSSEETRRDQEVALKAIRTFLQSKNSFDVLPVSYRLIVFETSLLVKRALNILLQNSIVSAPLWNSKTSKFAGLLTSTDFINVIQYYSQNPDQFQFVDNLTLDGLRDVEKKLNVPQLETISIHPFKSLYEACVKMIESSARRIPLIDKDEKTNREIVVSVLTQYRILKFVSMNCKEAHMLLQPLSELNIGTTQNLSAVRMETPVMDVIHMLISHSVSSVPIVDEQNKLVNVYEAVDVLSLIKGGMYADLSLSVGEALMKRSDDFEGVYTCTLKDNLCVILETIRKSRLHRLFLVDDEGRLVGVLTLSDILKYILFA, encoded by the coding sequence ATGCAACAAGAGAATCCGGGGGCCCCAAGCTCTGAGGAGACTCGAAGAGACCAGGAGGTTGCCTTGAAGGCGATTCGCACATTTCTCCAGAGCAAGAATTCATTCGACGTTCTTCCGGTGTCATACCGATTAATTGTTTTTGAGACTTCGTTGCTGGTTAAACGGGCACTAAACATCTTGCTACAAAACAGCATTGTCTCCGCTCCACTATGGAATAGCAAAACTTCCAAGTTTGCGGGATTACTCACTTCCACAGATTTCATTAACGTGATCCAGTATTACTCTCAAAACCCAGACCAGTTTCAGTTTGTGGATAACTTGACACTCGATGGCTTGCGCGACGTGGAGAAGAAATTAAATGTCCCGCAACTGGAAACAATCTCTATCCACCCATTCAAATCACTGTATGAAGCGTGTGTGAAGATGATTGAGAGCTCTGCAAGACGGATTCCCTTGATTGATAAGGACGAGAAGACAAATAGAGAGATAGTTGTGTCTGTGCTCACGCAATACCGGATTCTTAAATTTGTTAGTATGAATTGCAAGGAGGCCCATATGCTGCTGCAACCGCTGAGCGAGCTCAACATCGGAACAACCCAGAACTTGTCGGCCGTTCGAATGGAAACCCCCGTGATGGACGTCATCCATATGCTGATTTCGCACTCTGTGAGCTCTGTTCCGATCGTTGACGAGCAAAATAAGCTGGTGAATGTTTACGAGGCCGTAGACGTTCTTTCGCTAATCAAAGGTGGGATGTACGCAGATCTGTCGCTGAGCGTGGGCGAGGCACTCATGAAACGATCTGACGATTTCGAAGGAGTGTACACCTGCACGCTGAAGGACAATCTGTGTGTGATTCTAGAGACAATACGCAAGTCCCGTCTTCACCGTCTGTTTCTCGTGGACGATGAAGGCCGCTTGGTCGGGGTGCTTACCTTGAGCGACATCCTTAAGTACATTTTGTTTGCATGA
- a CDS encoding Pre-mRNA-splicing factor SLU7 → MDTDHPGYNHFGAPIPEDESKYDDTGKPVTDYIPNYISSKPWYYEEDALKVDSNLRRKRAAEPASVDKLRHQRLDPDAEFVPNSEPRKGAGIEDEYDFVTEEIKRRRKLLKKGGCENCGSTKHSKKDCLEKPRKISFKYRKEEPKSRSGEVLRVKKDTQDWETKRDRWHGFSNEEDYEEHLKTMREIEQKRIKQTAVEDHEYDEDELAEMEELGIAEAVANSKTMTASGTNIPTRALDEKAKYLEGVGITEQEEQIEKTTKEDNKSKFLNEEGEFVRQESGEAEEFEKQKRFANTKQKKDSEKFVLGEPLPSQNSVAEASPIADVPEMNDKEKEKELIRETKRRQLLEKYGVL, encoded by the coding sequence CATTCCAAACTACATCTCGAGTAAACCCTGGTACTACGAGGAAGACGCGCTCAAGGTTGATTCAAACCTGCGCAGGAAACGAGCGGCCGAGCCTGCATCTGTGGACAAACTACGACATCAGCGTCTTGACCCGGACGCAGAGTTTGTGCCGAACAGCGAGCCTCGAAAGGGCGCAGGAATCGAGGACGAATACGATTTTGTGAcagaggaaatcaaaagacGACggaagctgctcaaaaaggGAGGCTGCGAGAACTGCGGCAGCACCAAGCATTCGAAAAAAGACTGTCTGGAGAAACCGCGTAAAATCAGCTTCAAATATCGCAAAGAAGAGCCCAAAAGCAGGTCTGGAGAGGTTCTTCGGGTTAAGAAAGACACTCAAGACTGGGAAACTAAACGAGATCGATGGCACGGCTTTAGTAACGAGGAAGACTACGAAGAGCATCTTAAGACCATGCGCGAAATCGAGCAGAAACGGATCAAGCAAACGGCTGTGGAGGACCAtgagtacgacgaggacgagcttgcAGAGATGGAAGAGTTGGGCATTGCCGAAGCTGTGGCAAACTCCAAGACCATGACCGCTAGCGGCACAAATATTCCAACCAGAGCTTTGGATGAAAAGGCAAAGTATCTGGAGGGTGTTGGCATCacggagcaggaggaacAAATCGAAAAGACCACAAAAGAGGACAACAAATCGAAGTTTCTTAACGAAGAAGGCGAATTCGTTCGACAGGAATCTGGCGAAGCTGAGGAGTTTGAAAAGCAGAAACGATTTGCAAACacaaagcagaagaaagacaGTGAGAAATTCGTCTTAGGAGAGCCATTGCCTAGCCAGAATTCGGTGGCTGAAGCGTCGCCAATAGCAGACGTGCCGGAAATGAAtgacaaagaaaaagagaaggaaCTGATCAGAGAAACAAAGAGGAGAcagttgctggagaagtaCGGAGTTCTGTGA